One Calonectris borealis chromosome 21, bCalBor7.hap1.2, whole genome shotgun sequence genomic window, tctaattttttttcaagtgtaaaatgttttgctttaaacTGCTTGTTTAAATGCCGTCTTAATCTAGAATGGATCGTGACAGTCGCGGGTTTATacgattgatttatttatttatcgtCCCAGCAGGGCGGGGGCTGGCGGCGCGCTCCtccggccgccagggggcgctgccacCGCCCGCGGGGCGGGCCCAGCGTCGCCGCCGTTGCTAcggccgggccgcgggcgcgcagcggggctggggcggcctcCACCGCCGCCCGCTcggcctgcccgcccgccgggccggggcagctgccagccctgcctctgaGGCCCCCTGGGGGAGGGTGGCTGCGGCCGCGCCCGGGTggagccggcggggcccgggTCGCGTCCCACCCGCAGCGGCGGGCGAAGTACCGCCGAGGCCGGCGCAGCGGACCCGGCCTCCGCAGCGGACCCGGCCTccgccggggcggcagcgggcccCGCGGGCCCGGAGGTCGGTGGTCTCTCAGCGGTGAGCGTGTCCGTGCCGCGTCCGCCGGGGGCGGCCCGTGGGTGGGGTCTCCGGGGCCGCCGGTGCCCGCCGCGCGCGTGTCGGTGACCGCGGCCGTGGGGAGTCTCGTCCGTCCTCTCCTCGCCTGGGGCTGGCGCGGCCGCTGTCAGGGCTGCGGTCGTGGCGAAGCGGGTCGGTGAGAAGGCGAGGTGTGAGGAGCTGGCAAAGCCATCCCTCCCGTCTGGTCAGTGGAGAAAGCGGGCGGCTTCACCTCGGGTACAAAAACAGCGTTCTGGTGTGCTTTGACAGCATTTTGCATTTCCAGAGTGTACCACTGCAGTGGGAAGTTTGGTTTGCAATAACCTCCCACCTTGCGAGGTGCTTCCCCCCCCAGGTAGGAGTTTTCCTTGAACCCCAATTCCGTATCCTTGAAAGCACTCCTCAGATATTTTCTCAGTTTCAGCGGCAGTGGCCAGGGGTTGGCGCAAAGCAACGAAAGGTGGCAGCGATCTCCCCGCTGTGAGATCACGGTAGAAGCTGAGATCACTGGAAATTTCCTGGCCTCTGGCACTGAGTGCTGTGGGCAGCCTGGAGGCTGGTTGTGCTGGTGACTCACTGTACAGCAAGGAGAACAATCTGTGATTTATGTgcagttttaatttcctttcatgctAACAGTATACACCGCCTTTTCTTAAAGAAGTCTGTATGCAGCTGTGATGCCTACAGCAGTGAGGAAGTTGGTTCACTGCtctgctcttggaaaaaaaaaggcaacaacaCTGGTTTTCTGACAAGGTCACGTTAAGGTTTGAATTGTTCTAGAGGGAGGTCCTGTGAGGAGCTTGCTTTCTGATTAAGGAGCAGAGTTTGCAGCTCAATAACTTTTCATTCTTACGTGTTTCTCTTGGGGAAATCCAGGTACCCCACCTCTGGAAATTTTGCAGACAATGCATCTGCCTACACACATACCTGCCCTTCGTTCTCAACTAAAGACTGAGCTGTCTTCAATTTCTGTGTCGTTCTGGCTTGGTTAAAGCTCTGTGAACCTACGGGTTAAGCAAGGGAAGGAAACTATGCTGTGAGGAACTTTTCATGTGGAGCAGTGTCCATAGCTGGTACTCGGGGGAGAATGAGTACTCCAAATGGATTTCCACAACACTCAGGGGCATGTGTTACTCGGAGCACGGAGGGTGGAGCAGTACAGGACCTGCATGCTAAAAAAGCTGGCAAAGCAGCAAAGAAGGAGGCTGGTGGCAATGGGGTGCTTACCTTTGAAGATCCTCCAAGTGTAGGCACCTCTTTAAATGAAACCTTAAAGCTTCTACCAGATGAACTCAAAGCTAATACGAAAATTAAATCGGTCACTCCAAGGCCTCCTCGGAAACCCCGGCTGGAGCGTGCTGCATCTCTGGATGAGAAaagctggaggaggtggaggcggTTTAGAACGAGTCAGGAAAGTCTAACTGATCCTAATGAGACAAGTTCCTCAAACGGTTCTCTGCAGGAAGCGTCCCTCAGCCCTCCCGTCAGGGGTAGGGCAAGCCCCTGCCATCAGTGCTGCCAGCAGAATTCCTTGCACAGTTCACCAGACGCCTCGGAAAACAGTCTCatggggaagagcagaggaggCACCTCCGACCTGGGGAAACGAGCCTCCGAGATCTCCAGTGCCTTTGGTGGGCTTCTGCGGGGGAAAGCGTTTGCAGGCGGCAAACCCCGGCTGTCCCAAATAATGCCGGCTCGACCTCTGCCACCCATGGAGCTCAGCGTGGCCTCTCACACACTGAGGACAGCTAATAGGATTGACTCAGATTGTATGGATTATCGACATTATTCTCAGCACAAGTTTGGGAGGGTAAGCAGCAGCTTGAGCGATACCAGGCTACATGGCAATGGGATGGTCTATGATAATTGCTCCACAGACTCCATGAAATCTACGTTCAGCCTGCTCACTCCCATTCGTTCCAAGGATGTTCGAAGCAGGTATGTCCCCCAGCTTCTCGTGGCAAAGTTTGGGGTGTGTTAGCAGGGAATCCtgctgggcagaggcagggaacTTCAGGCTGATCGGTAAAGCACAAAAGTTGTTCTGTGTTGTTTAACCTGCTGTGGAGACTGGAAACAGTTTGAATACGAAGAGGTTGGTACAAATACTCTATATTTGCTCATTTAAGCTGGGTATTGTTTTTCATAAATATAAGTTTGATTTGCTGTCAGTTTGCTTGTAATATTTAAgtaatctgttttgaaaattaagaaacagtAGCTGTGCATGCTAATAGttgggaaaaacttttttttttttaatctaaaagtaCATTGAGCTTGAACTGAAATGttaaatggcaggaaaaaaacccaaatattttagCTTGAAACTATTACGCAGTACATGCAGTACTATCACAATCCTGTAAGGTGCTGAGGATCCTCTGCAGATGTTGAGCTTGTTTGGCTTCTGGCAGGATCAAATCATGTACTGTGAACTGCTTCAGTGTCCCACAGGAGCTCCTCTGCCCCAGCTTTTCCAGGAATCTCTTGAGGAAGAGTGTGATTCCACTCAGATCTCAgcactttttccttctgtggcCCTGACCTCTTACTCTGGTTGATCATTCGTCTTCATTCTTAGTTAAGTTTAGATTATTGATTGGAGGGAGCTGAGGTGGGTATATTAATCTGCTTACTAGCACACCGAATCTTCTTCTTGTGTTGGCTGCAGACTGTCTATTTGTGAAGACCTGCCAGCACACAGCAAACACTGCAGCCCATATTATTGATAATGCTGCAGGTCAGGAAACATGTTAAAAGGTAAAGGATATCAAGCGCTCAGCTAAAGGTTGTATGCTATAGATACACAACAGTCTACAAGACCTCGAGGGATAAATCTGATCATTGATCCAAAGAGTGGGAGTCAGTGGTACAGGGGAAAATAATTCTGAGAGATAAATTAAGGTGTTACTAACTGGTAGAAAAGCCCCAAAGATGGACTGTTACTTGTTTGCCGTGAAGGGTTTTCTTTCACTTCCCTGTGCAAAGCTGTTGGAGTCAGGTGGGCAGCTGGGTGCTGTCACCATTATTTGCAGAGCTTAAGCAAGATTAAAAATGCTTATTCAACTTGCAGTCCTTTTGCCAATACCCCTTGCTTTTGTAAGCAGTGTGTTCTTCAGAGAGGCAGGCGATATGGGGCAGATATATCCTTTTCGAATTATATTCTTTTAGACCTCGGACTCAATAAATGGTTTACTTGAAAGCTAATTTGACGAGCTGAATTGAAGGAAGAATGCGAGTTTGAATCCTTAATTAGGAGCAACTTGGTGCCAGAACATTGGGAACGGTGGagctattttcatgttttaagtAAACTGAGCTGCTTCAAGATACTCAAATGTCAAACCAATCTCTTCATTTTGTGTCTGCGGTAAGTACTAGGGGGATTGAAGATTTTGGATGGCGTAAGTCTTCTCATCACAGAACCTGTGCAGCATCAGTCTCACCGTCATACTTGTGTCCTGGCTTTGAAAAGGCCGGTTTATGacaacagtttttttttcttgcatatgaTCCATGAAATCTCTATAAGGGTTAGAACTTTATGAGGAACTTCAGGCAAGCAGAACGATACATAAATACTAAATGCTATTTTCTTGAGCTGAAGGTATGTTACTGATTAACTCAAGATTCAAGTGTTACAAATCATTATTCCAACTGTCATGCCGTTTCCTTAGATGCTATTTTATGGGTCTTCTGTTCACAGAAGCTATTTGGAAGGCAGCCTTCTGGCGAATGGTGCCTTACTGGGAGCAGAAGAACTTAGCAAATATTTCCCTGATCGGAATATTGGAATTTTTGTGGCCACCTGGAACATGCAGGGTCAGAAGGTATGTGCACATAAGTCTCCACAGGTCTTTTGGCAGTGGTAAAGTTACCCCATCTTTACTGCAAGGACTggtgcaatgttttttttctgttcattactAAGTTCCTCATCAACCCGAGTTCATTTTCCTTATCAAATTACAAGACCCTCTCATGCATGTTCATCTTAGCCAGAGAGTCGCTGCAACAGAGTTCCTCAGCAACTAGGTGTGAAAACAGTGAGCTTGTAGTGCCACTCTGGCTTTTTGTGGCAGCTCCTTTACGCTCCATTGCAGTTAGGGTCATGTGAAGATGACTGACGATTTAGTGCTTATGATGAGAACATCTCTGACGATTTAGTGCTTATGATGAGAACATCTCTGATGAAGAACACAACCTCCTGCCTTCATCTTTACGTAGCCTAGGAATTCAAGAGTGATTATACCAGGTGTCTGAGAAGCTATGCTTGGAAGAACACAAGCAACCCCTGGGGTGTTCAGTAAATAGCCTGTGAGATTGGTAAAAAGTAAGCATCACAGGAAATTAGAAACCTGACATTACTGGCCCACATGGCTGAACTGTGGAATCCTGGTTACTGCTGGAGCGACAGCAGTTGAAGTCTGCCTTTGGGAAGGAGAAATTTTAGTATTATCACTTAACGTATTTTTTGAAGCTTGAATTGTTTGCATGTGCTGTGGAACTTGTAGCTTAGCCTGGACTTTTCCTGAACTTTTCTAGTAAATCTTTGCATAActaatattgcttttttttttttttttttttaaaaaaaaaatgataggaaCTTCCAGTGAATCTGAATGACTTCTTATTACCAACTGATCCTGACTATGCCCAGGACATGTATGTCATTGGGGTTCAAGAAGGCTGTCCAGACAGGTAGCAAAAACAATGTAATGAACCATCCTCTTTTATTGTCAActaattactttgtttttaattagtctGGAAATAGTCTCCATCATATtcttaatattttcaataaacaaCCCATTTAATAAGACTCTGAATTCCATTGCGTGAGCATCAGGGGAAATAGGTTTTAGAGGAAAATGTCACAAAAATCTGTAAATACAGAACTTGGTCCTGTTGTCAGGGCAGCTAATAGCAAAACTCCTGTCTGATTTCTGTGGGCATCTTACCATAGATCTGAGCTGGCTGTGAGCTAGTTCACGGGCTGGCTGTTAGCATTAGCAGCCGCGTGCTCATTAGTAGTATGTTGCTGCAAATTTCTAGGCTGTCTGAGATTGACCAACCCTAGAAGAGCAGGTTGAAGCCTCATGTCAGACTCTGCTTTTTTAGGGTATTTTCCAAGAGAGTGGGACTCTCTTTTCCTCAGATTTGCAAGCTTCTCGGTGCAGTGGCAGTAATATTCTCTCACCAACATGCAAAGCCTGCTGCATGGCATGTGTGGAGTTACATGTCAAACTGAGCAGCCTTCACTGCATCGCTGTGGCAGAGGTTTTGCTTACGCTGACGATGTTCTTTATGAGAGGGATTGCTCTGTTTCCACAATGCTGATTTCCTTTCCTGGTTATTGTCTCTCGTACTGTCCTCGTGATCCAGCTGTTGTTCTTTCCTGCAGAAGAGAGTGGGAGATCCGCCTGCAAGAGACACTAGGCCCCCACTACGTCATGCTCTACTCTGCTGCACATGGGGTGCTGTACATGTCGGTCTTCATTCGGAGGGACCTGATCTGGTTCTGCTCAGGTGTGTGGTCCAgtaagagctggggagtggggaggtGAAAGGACTGCTGCCATCGGGGTCTTGTCCTTTTCTTCAGGGCTCTCCCTCGCCTAACTTTCCTGCTTGCTGTCTCTAGAGGCTTTTCAGTAAACGGAGgtgctttttctccttccagaAGTGGAGTATGCCACGGTGACAACTCGAATTGTGTCTCAGATCAAAACCAAGGGAGCTCTGGGAATCTGCTTCACATTTTTTGGGACCTCCTTTCTCTTCATCACCTCCCACTTCACATGTGAGACATTTGCAATCTTGTTAGAAGTGTCCTGATTGAGGGAGGAGGGGGGTTGCTTTACAAAGGTAAAAAAGCTGCAGGGGGATAGAGGAGCAGGACAGACTGAAGTCAAAGCTCAGGATTGCTGAGCTGAGAACAATAAGGGAGGAGGATTTTTTGGAGCAAACTTACAAAAGAACTGtgtttagaaaaacagaaatgaactCTGCGCAATTGTATCCCTTTTTCCACACTTTCTGGTAGTATTTTTCAGTCTGTATGCTCCCTGGGTCAGAGTGTTACATTTTATGTGTGGAAAATGTCTGATGACCTTTGGAAGCTCCTATTATAACCAAAAACGGTAATTGAATGAAAATGATGTATCGTTGGCAGTAATGGCATTTCTGTCTTTCAGCTGGGGACAGTAAGGTGAATGAGAGGAAACTGGATTACAATAAAACCATTCAAGCCCTTACACTTCCCAAGAACGTTCCGGACACAAACCCGTATCGATCCAGTTCTAGTAAGTGTGAAACCATGCTTGTGTGGGAGCCCAAATGAACCAAGTTTGTGCATTGTCTTTCAGTCTACACTAAGGAAGAGAGAATGAGAGTGCTAATTTGAGACGGTATAAAAAGAGACCAGAGGTCTTTTGTCTGAGGATGGTTATTattcacatgatttttttttttttttaaggtggggCATGATTTGGGGGGGAACTtgagagaaaaagatgaaatggaGGGGGCAAGAGAAAATTCAAAAGGAATTTTCATGTGATGTATTTTTTCTCAGAATAGCAGTAAGATAATTTTGGTGTAATTTTTATCAATATCATGGAGGTGTTTCACTTTCCAAGTGTTTTCTAGAACAAGTGtaaattactttatttcaaaaCTTAAGAGAAAGAACATTATTTCAGTTTGCATATACACAGGTCAGCATATTGTTTGCTAAATTCCATTATTGTTTCTTAATACTGTGCTGTTAACATGACATCTAGATATATACTAAGCCCTTTTTCTAGAAAGATGAATTTACTCCTTATCTGCAGCATAGCATTAGGTTTTTGTGTTAATGCTATTTTTAGGTCCTATAGATAGTTTGgtcttttctcatctttttctatcatttctgaaaatttctgttctattttctactgttttttttattACCACATTCTGTGATGGTCACAGGCAGAAAACATGCTCAAGTATTATATCTCTTGgtagtaaaaagaaagaatttatgtCTGTTCCTTGAACATATCTAGCAGCACTCTCTGTAAGCTATGCATCATACAGCTCTCACTTCGAAAGAATTAagtgaatttcattttaatgagcaCGTAGCTACATGATGTACTTTAATTTTCCTCAAAAGTCAAAAGGAgattcagggaagaaaaattcgggatttttttttgctttcagaacttTTCAGGATGTTTACCTTTATAATGACTTCTGGCTTGAATTTGCAGGTGATGTCACAACTCGGTTTGATGAAGTATTCTGGTTTGGTGACTTCAACTTCCGACTAAATAAGGATCGTGAGACCGTGGATTCCATCTTGAACCAGAACCCGGAAACGGACGTGTCCAAGCTACTGGCATATGACCAGCTTACTAGTGAAATGAGTAGGGGTGAGGGACAGCTGTTTTTCTCCCTAGCCACCAGGAACAGAGATATCTATGCATAGAAATAATTACAGCCAAATCCCTATTTCCTACAGACCTTTCCTGCTTTCTCTTATTAAGTTCCCTAAAAAAGGAAGTCAGCAGTTGTCAAATACAGTGGCAGAATGTACAAGGGACTTTTTGCTATAGCGTTTTGCTATATATAGTGTAATCTCCCAAGCCATTTACTCCTCTGTTTCATCCGACTCCTCTGTAAACTGGACATTGTTCTGTCACAGTGTCTAGGGCATTTAGATTTGAATAGCTAGCATTTGCAAAGCATCATGAGCTTTCAGTGGAAGGGGAAGTGCATGTACCAAATGTTCTTTGTTTAAATAGCCACTGACTAAATAGTCACTGGCTATTTTTTATCCTCATTATGGAAGAACTTGAGCTTGCTCCCTTTCTGGAGCCCAAGCCCAGGTTTTTCTAGTCATATATGTACATGGCTGCTGTTTCTAGCCATCACTAGTTAAGCAGtgttaaataaatgcagaaagtgTGCCAGGTTCTTAGGAAGGAGGAATTTGTTGATAATGCTGTTCTCCCCTTCCCTTACAGGGTCTATTTTCAAAGGATTCCAAGAGGCTGCTATTCATTTCCGTCCTTCCTACAAGTTTGACATAGGAAAGGACAGCTATGACACCACTTCCAAACAAAGGACTCCTTCCTACACGGTAAGAGATGATTTCAGAGCAGCATGCTTGGAAGGGCTGCTCAGCTTCACATCTGCCTCCAAAGGGGATTCTCACCTGCGAGAAAAAGCTTCCACAGTTGGTCTGCGTGAGATACAGTCGTGCTGAGATTTGTTGCTTAAGGGCAACAGGGCACGTGGAACTGGTTTGGAAGAAAGGATTGCTCAATTTGTGAGCACAGGGGGAGTTTGGCAGAGGCTACTAATCTTATTTTGCCTGCCTTACATCTTGTTCCAGTGTGTTCTCCCCTGTGCTCAGAGCTGGGCACAGAACACTCTTGGGATCAGACCCACATTCTTCATAAATGTATCCCTGTCCAAGAAACTTAATTTCACTGAGTGGAGTGTGATAAATGAATGGATTTGTCTCTTGTGAACCAGTGCTTCTTTCCAGGGTGGATGTGCAAAGGGAGTTACCGTCAgtctcccctctctctctgcctcccaggACCGAGTTGTATACCGCAGTCGGTACAAAGATGACATCCATGCTGTCAAGTACTCATCTTGTCCTGTGATCAAAACTTCAGACCATCGGCCTGTATTTGCCTTGTTTCGTGTGAAAGTGAGACCTGGCAGAGACAAGTTAGTACCTCCTTATGCCACTCTGTGATTGCACATGGCTCCAGTGATCCTGAGGATATGCTCCTGTTTGGAGTTTGTCCTCTCAGGAGGGTCCCTGAAATAGTTAATCCCATGTAGCTCTTTGCAGCCTGTTTGTTTTTTACCCAATACATGTTCTCAGTGGTCAGAGCAGTAAGAGCACTTAAACCTCGCACTGACATCTGAAATCCCTGCTGCCAGATCCCTTAATTCTCCTGAGGGAGATAGCTGGGGTCCATTGCAATTGACTATAAATCTGTGTTTCATCTGAGATGCAGCTCTCTGTTTTTCCTATCAGCATGGACAGCTTTCCTCTTCtgttcctctttccctctttggGATCAATGCAGTTTTCTCTCCCCAGTGGTGGCTGCATTTCAACATAGCTGTATGTCAGTGGAGTATTTTGAGATCCTCCAGGTTTCCTAATGTTCCACTGTGGGCTGCCATGCTAGTAGAACTCCTTAGAAAATTTGGTTAAGTGACTGAAATTTAGTTAGTCTCTTTTCTGTGAGTAGCATGCTCAGGGATTTCAAGACCCATGTATCtagaaaatgctgatttctcAAAGCACTTGATCAGCAGTGCACTtagaattgggatttttttttttgtttatgggtATTAAATACCCATTAAATAGAAGTATTGCAGAGTCTGTGAAGCTGGGCTGCTAAGGTTTCCCTCTGGCCCTTCTAGAACAGACCAAGGTAAGAACTGTTGTGCATGAACCATACCAGCGAATACAGCAAGCTAACAGTACGCTAGTTTAGCTTTTCAAATTAGTGTTTTTTGGTTTAGGGTCATAAAGAATGTCCTCCGTGTATGTCCCTTATGAATGTGGGCATGTTCATGCTTAAATTGAAAGTACATTTGCCTTTTACAACCGATATTTTCTCCATTTAAGTGTATTGTGAAAAACGTTAACTTGTTGCTGTGGAAGAACTTTGTTTTACCCATTTTCTCCCACAGCAGTAGCTGAATGCcttaagaaagtaaaaattacgTTTCTGGTCTTTGTTGTATGAACTAGTTGGGAAATGTTGGGCAAACAAGAACGTATTTGTGCCCTGATCTACTTGCTTGTGTTTATATTGTAGCATTCCACTTGCTGCAGGGCAGTTTGACAGAGAACTCTATTTAATTGGAATAAAGAGGCGGATTACAAGGGAACTTCAGAAACGGCAAGAGCAAAAGGACCAAAAATCCAGCAGCGTATGTAGCGTTTCCTGAGCTGAGAACTCTGCAATGCTTGTGTTAGAGGTGCCCGGAAAGAGGATTTCAGGCCACGGCAAACTCTGCAGGGAGTTGTCTGCTTAAGCACCTCTGGCAGTTGCTGTGGCTTGTGAAGAATGGCTTAAACCTCATCCTGGATTCATTTGCATGAGCTAATCCATGTAGCTCAAGTGCTTTTGCTGAAGAAAACGGAGTCAGTTATTTAGGACATCCATCCCAACAGAtgtaattgatttatttttaaccgTACTATCTTTGGAAGCAACCAGATGCTATCTCTTGGTTCTAAGATGACTCCACACAGGGGGCACAGCTCTGGAATGGGCATGACCATGGGCAGGGGACCTAAGAAAAGCCTGCAGAAAGGTGAaaatttttgtttgtctgtttgatTTGATCTGGTTAGCTTATGTACATTGTGGGGTTGGTATTTTTCTCCTTATCTGTAGCCAAGTGTATGGTATTCTGTAAAATGCGTAACAGGGACCAGTTAGGGGACTTGAGCAGTTTTGTGTAGGGATGGTGCTCCTGTGTTGGGCTTTTTTGGTCCTCTACAGCAAGACCCGTGTGAATGTACTACTGTACATTTGAAGTGTAGAAACATTGCCTTTCAATAATTATTCTATAGGCCTTCTGTTACTAAGGGGTTAAATATCAATCTCTCACACCATATATTCGGCTGTTGAGACTGCTTGAAACAATCTCTTCCTTAACTCACTTGCCTTCCCCAGGGGTGATAAAACAAACCTGCCTTCAGCAGCAGGACACTTCGAGTTGAAAATAACGGCGTAAGTACAGTACTATGTAATGCTTCAACAAAGTGATTAAGATGTCAAGTGAGTACTAGGGAAGTATGCAGAGAAACTGCAGGAAGTCAGATCCGCGCAGTTCCATTACCTCTGATTACAGttaattccttttgtttttatttttccaagtcaGTGAACTGTGAATAACTTGCTATTTTTGAAGTAGTGTTGTCTTAAGGCTAAACATACTACATGGACCAGTATGGCACTGGTAAAATGTTAATACTTAAAAACCCTTCATGAGCACAGATCAGCTGGATCATTAATCACCTTCGTACATAAAACACCGTGCAAACAACTTGGAGGAAGTGCTGCTAACTATGCAACCTGTCCAAGACAGAGCTTCTGTTCTGCGGTACAAACACTTATGGCACTGACATGTCTGTAGCCATCAGGTATttggatttcctttctttttaaaggaataaaaataaattaatgcaatACCTTAAATGAGAACCAGCTCTTATTGCAGCGTTGTCAGAACTAGAGTTCTTTGACTGTGTGATGCATGCTAACCGTTCGGGTGACCTGAGCCATCTGTCTTCATTTGGAAAAGCGGGATAGTTTTCTTTGGGATCATTTGCATTGAACAAAGCAAGCACATCTCACCTACCAGTTCAAGAAACCCAGCCATTACCTGATGAATTTCAGAACTCTTACTACTTGCTCCAGTCATTTAGAGgtctctttattttcttacaaaCATACACAACAACTGAATAGGACTTCCATACTGTGGGTTCCACAAGAAGCAATGCAACATGTTTTCTTCTAGTTGCATGAGGAAAGGTATGGGGATAAAGCAGGTAATAGCTGCCTCACAGTGTTCTGCTCCCAGTTTGATTGCTCCTTACAATACACATCTAGCCAGTCAAGCACTGCAATGCAGCTGCCTACATTTTTAAGCCCATATGTTAGGGGATTATGTAAATCAAATGCTTTATTCCTCTCTTTTGGGTCTCCATTTCTTCAGTATGTCAAATGCATAGCACTTAGCTTCATGTCTTTCTTTAACATGGTGTCAGTTACTTTCAAGATTGTAAGCTTTCTAAATGTTGTCATTTTGTTGATCTTGACTCCTAGCTGCTGATCAGCTCCTCGCTCAGCTCTCTCTGCTGTGAGACCGATAATTATGTCTTCTTTTTGAAAGGCCTTAAGTTCATCTGAGTGACAATGAAGAAAGTAGGTATGAGTTTAaggtgcagcagcagccactCCTTTAATAACTTTCTGTTTGTGTACCAACTCTGGAGTAAAAGAACTTTTATTCTTTAGCATAGTTCACTTGCAAGTGAAAAACGTGAAGAATAGAATCGCTTTCATTCTAGAGTAAGTGTCCATGTAGCGTTATGCATAGTATCTCTGTAGATGAACTCCACAGATACTTAGTTATGCCATAGGTCTACTTTCCTCTGAGCTCTAGCAAAATTATGAAGTTATATCCAGACATGTGACTTCTATTAGTACTACAGAATGGTAAATTACACTGATGAAATGGATCCATGATGCTTGTAACAAAACCGGGACTGCAGGAAACTTGTTGCCTAACTTCACATGGATAATAACTAGTATTTTCCTAATTCAGTTTGATCAAGTCTTTGTTCACCTTGGTTACAGCTATATTCGTTGAATTCAGATATGTAAGCCAACCTCTTTAACAGGCCACCACATTCCTCAAGAAGGGCACACACCAGGGCCTCCAGTGTGACAGCCCCACTTCTGCTGACAGGATTAAGTGGTAGCACACAAAAGTGACTTACTTCTTCTCAGATACATGCTTTCAGTTGTAGTGATGAATATTTTGGCTTGTGTTCTCCCCAGTGCCAAGAGAAGGCTGTATACACCCATCATCATCTTCTCTTGTAACCTAATCAGAGGGTCAAAGTATTCATCCAGAGCCAGGGTAGGTCTTTAAGCCCAACATAACGAG contains:
- the INPP5E gene encoding phosphatidylinositol polyphosphate 5-phosphatase type IV isoform X1; the protein is MSTPNGFPQHSGACVTRSTEGGAVQDLHAKKAGKAAKKEAGGNGVLTFEDPPSVGTSLNETLKLLPDELKANTKIKSVTPRPPRKPRLERAASLDEKSWRRWRRFRTSQESLTDPNETSSSNGSLQEASLSPPVRGRASPCHQCCQQNSLHSSPDASENSLMGKSRGGTSDLGKRASEISSAFGGLLRGKAFAGGKPRLSQIMPARPLPPMELSVASHTLRTANRIDSDCMDYRHYSQHKFGRVSSSLSDTRLHGNGMVYDNCSTDSMKSTFSLLTPIRSKDVRSRSYLEGSLLANGALLGAEELSKYFPDRNIGIFVATWNMQGQKELPVNLNDFLLPTDPDYAQDMYVIGVQEGCPDRREWEIRLQETLGPHYVMLYSAAHGVLYMSVFIRRDLIWFCSEVEYATVTTRIVSQIKTKGALGICFTFFGTSFLFITSHFTSGDSKVNERKLDYNKTIQALTLPKNVPDTNPYRSSSSDVTTRFDEVFWFGDFNFRLNKDRETVDSILNQNPETDVSKLLAYDQLTSEMSRGSIFKGFQEAAIHFRPSYKFDIGKDSYDTTSKQRTPSYTGGCAKGVTVSLPSLSASQDRVVYRSRYKDDIHAVKYSSCPVIKTSDHRPVFALFRVKVRPGRDNIPLAAGQFDRELYLIGIKRRITRELQKRQEQKDQKSSSVCSVS
- the INPP5E gene encoding phosphatidylinositol polyphosphate 5-phosphatase type IV isoform X2, with translation MSTPNGFPQHSGACVTRSTEGGAVQDLHAKKAGKAAKKEAGGNGVLTFEDPPSVGTSLNETLKLLPDELKANTKIKSVTPRPPRKPRLERAASLDEKSWRRWRRFRTSQESLTDPNETSSSNGSLQEASLSPPVRGRASPCHQCCQQNSLHSSPDASENSLMGKSRGGTSDLGKRASEISSAFGGLLRGKAFAGGKPRLSQIMPARPLPPMELSVASHTLRTANRIDSDCMDYRHYSQHKFGRVSSSLSDTRLHGNGMVYDNCSTDSMKSTFSLLTPIRSKDVRSRSYLEGSLLANGALLGAEELSKYFPDRNIGIFVATWNMQGQKELPVNLNDFLLPTDPDYAQDMYVIGVQEGCPDRREWEIRLQETLGPHYVMLYSAAHGVLYMSVFIRRDLIWFCSEVEYATVTTRIVSQIKTKGALGICFTFFGTSFLFITSHFTSGDSKVNERKLDYNKTIQALTLPKNVPDTNPYRSSSSDVTTRFDEVFWFGDFNFRLNKDRETVDSILNQNPETDVSKLLAYDQLTSEMSRGSIFKGFQEAAIHFRPSYKFDIGKDSYDTTSKQRTPSYTDRVVYRSRYKDDIHAVKYSSCPVIKTSDHRPVFALFRVKVRPGRDNIPLAAGQFDRELYLIGIKRRITRELQKRQEQKDQKSSSVCSVS